From a single Dendropsophus ebraccatus isolate aDenEbr1 chromosome 8, aDenEbr1.pat, whole genome shotgun sequence genomic region:
- the CUEDC2 gene encoding CUE domain-containing protein 2, with translation MTLEKIIRDALTAFIQFHIPNADLSAMDDVFFSYITGVLEELGSQDSTDEDFDMETFMEMLEGYIPGFAEIGSEKVYEMMFELSGRLSEARNMENCSPKTSETSIIATESGGIELRENTLQVASEGAEAQEKGNTKSNVDVLLEMFPACTLHQAQKVLSMAKGNLEDAVQIIVEREVTLDDPTEPQVLHKNPKKEDLKDFILQKYMLVDNDDDKKTHRPLMPKEAPKKMIRYIDNQVVSTKGERYKDVKKPESEEMKKTYINLKPARKYKFH, from the exons ATGACACTGGAGAAAATAATCCGAGATGCACTCACTGCTTTCATTCAGTTCCATATACCTAATGCTGATTTGAG TGCTATGGATGACGTGTTCTTTTCATACATCACTGGGGTTTTAGAAGAATTGGGATCTCAGGACTCCACAGATGAAGATTTTGACATGGAAACTTTTATGGAAATGTTGGAGGGTTACATTCCAGGATTTGCAGAAATTGGCAG CGAAAAAGTATATGAAATGATGTTTGAACTATCAGGACGGTTAAGTGAAGCTCGTAATATGG AAAACTGTTCCCCTAAAACATCAGAGACGTCGATTATAGCAACAGAATCTGGTGGCATCGAACTCCGAGAAAACACATTGCAGGTAGCATCTGAAGGGGCAGAGGCACAG gaaaaaggTAACACAAAAAGTAATGTAGATGTGCTGTTGGAGATGTTTCCAGCATGTACACTACATCAAGCCCAGAAAGTGCTCTCCATGGCTAAAGGAAACCTAGAAGATGCTGTACAGATTATAGTGGAAAGAGAGGTGACCCTTGATGATCCAACAGAACCACAG gTATTGCACAAAAATCCAAAAAAGGAAGACCTGAAAGATTTCATTTTACAGAA ATACATGTTGGTTGATAACGATGACGACAAAAAAACCCACAGGCCTTTGATGCCTAAAGAG gcCCCTAAGAAAATGATTCGATATATTGACAATCAAGTGGTCAGCACAAAAGGGGAGAGATACAAAGACGTTAAGAAACCTGAGAGTGAGGAAATGAAGAAAACCTACATAAATCTCAAGCCAGCAAGAAAGTACAAGTTTCACTAA